A single Mangrovimonas sp. YM274 DNA region contains:
- a CDS encoding alpha-glucuronidase family glycosyl hydrolase yields the protein MTYATDGYKLWMDYKTISDSALLKEYQSLIGSVQTYGNSETMKKATTEIYNGISGILGMKNQKLDGKFSIILGSYNNLPKTIAQQLSQELENLNEEGYLIKSFSNHIVITAKTDIGVLYGTFNFLKRLQTHQSIENLNILDSPKIDLRILNHWDNLDRTVERGYAGFSLWNWHQLPEYKDARYEDYARANASIGINGTVLTNVNSNALVLTPQYLEKVKALADIFRPYGLKVYLTARFSAPIEIGGLTTADPLDANVKAWWKNKVEEIYTYIPDFGGFLVKANSEGQPGPQNYGRNHVDGANMMAEALAPFNGVVMWRAFVYSEHDTTDRAKQAYSEFVPHDGEFQDNVIIQVKNGPIDFQPREPFHPMFGAMPNTNLMIEFQITQEYMGGATHLVYQPKLFEEVFESDTYQKGKGSTVAKVIDGSLDNKKITGVAGVSNIGTDRNWTGHHFLQANWYGFGRLAWNPYLNSEDIAKEWVRMTFTNKEESVNKLTDIMIASREAVVNYMTPLGLHHIMATGHHYGPGPWVSDLSRPEWNPVYYHKADNNGVGFDRTPSGSNATAQYAPEVATMFNNLETCPEQDLLWFHHVPWTYKLKSGHTLWDGLALKYQKGVNEVAEMQATWNQLENEVDTQRFNEVNMLLSIQYKEAKWWRDACLLYFQQFSKMKLPQGVEEPKHTLEYYKSLQFPYAPGIRPQW from the coding sequence ATGACTTACGCAACCGATGGCTATAAATTATGGATGGACTACAAAACCATTTCAGACAGCGCGCTTTTGAAAGAATACCAATCGCTGATAGGAAGTGTTCAAACTTATGGCAACTCTGAAACAATGAAAAAAGCAACCACGGAAATCTATAATGGAATTTCGGGTATATTGGGGATGAAAAATCAAAAGCTCGATGGAAAATTTAGTATTATTCTTGGCTCTTACAACAACTTACCAAAAACCATTGCCCAACAACTTTCACAGGAACTGGAAAACCTTAACGAGGAAGGCTATTTAATCAAATCATTCTCTAACCATATCGTTATTACAGCCAAAACGGACATTGGAGTTTTGTACGGAACCTTTAACTTTTTAAAACGTCTACAAACCCACCAATCTATTGAAAATCTAAACATTTTGGACAGTCCTAAAATTGACCTCCGGATATTAAATCATTGGGATAATCTGGATCGAACAGTGGAACGCGGTTATGCTGGATTTTCACTTTGGAACTGGCACCAATTACCAGAGTACAAAGATGCTCGGTACGAAGATTATGCCAGAGCCAACGCCTCCATAGGCATCAATGGAACAGTGCTCACCAATGTCAACTCCAATGCATTGGTGCTAACCCCACAGTATTTGGAAAAAGTAAAAGCCTTGGCGGATATTTTCCGCCCCTACGGTTTAAAAGTATATTTAACGGCGCGATTCTCTGCTCCCATAGAAATTGGAGGACTAACCACTGCCGACCCTTTAGATGCGAATGTCAAAGCTTGGTGGAAAAATAAAGTTGAAGAAATATACACTTACATCCCTGATTTTGGAGGCTTTTTGGTGAAAGCCAATTCCGAAGGGCAACCAGGACCCCAAAACTATGGACGTAATCACGTGGATGGTGCCAATATGATGGCAGAAGCCTTAGCCCCTTTCAACGGGGTGGTGATGTGGCGTGCCTTTGTCTATTCGGAACATGATACAACCGATAGAGCCAAACAGGCGTATAGCGAGTTTGTACCCCATGACGGAGAATTTCAGGACAATGTCATCATTCAGGTAAAAAATGGACCTATCGATTTTCAGCCAAGAGAGCCCTTCCACCCTATGTTTGGCGCCATGCCCAACACCAATTTGATGATTGAATTTCAGATTACCCAGGAATATATGGGAGGTGCCACCCACCTAGTCTATCAACCTAAATTATTTGAAGAGGTTTTTGAATCAGACACCTACCAAAAAGGAAAAGGTTCTACGGTGGCAAAAGTGATTGATGGCAGCTTAGACAACAAAAAAATTACAGGAGTTGCAGGGGTTTCCAATATAGGAACCGATCGCAACTGGACCGGTCACCATTTCCTGCAAGCCAATTGGTATGGATTTGGCCGCTTGGCCTGGAATCCATATTTAAATTCCGAAGACATTGCCAAGGAATGGGTAAGAATGACCTTTACCAATAAAGAAGAGTCCGTAAATAAGTTAACTGATATAATGATAGCATCTCGGGAAGCCGTCGTAAATTATATGACGCCTCTAGGCTTGCATCACATTATGGCTACTGGACATCACTATGGTCCAGGACCTTGGGTAAGCGACCTATCTAGGCCAGAATGGAATCCCGTTTACTATCATAAAGCAGATAACAATGGTGTTGGTTTTGACCGCACACCGTCTGGTAGTAATGCTACAGCACAATATGCTCCTGAAGTAGCAACCATGTTCAATAATTTAGAGACCTGTCCCGAACAGGATTTACTATGGTTCCATCACGTACCATGGACCTATAAATTAAAAAGTGGCCATACACTTTGGGATGGCTTGGCTCTAAAATACCAAAAAGGTGTAAATGAGGTGGCTGAAATGCAAGCCACTTGGAATCAATTAGAAAATGAGGTGGATACACAACGCTTCAACGAAGTGAACATGCTACTAAGCATACAATATAAGGAAGCCAAATGGTGGCGAGATGCCTGCTTATTATATTTTCAACAATTTTCAAAAATGAAACTTCCTCAAGGAGTTGAGGAGCCAAAACATACATTAGAATATTATAAAAGTTTACAGTTTCCATATGCCCCTGGCATACGACCACAATGGTAA
- a CDS encoding SDR family NAD(P)-dependent oxidoreductase translates to MNKIAIVTGGNSGLGYATAKKLCDNGIVTYIIGRSEDKTKNACKEIGPNAVPVIFDLNNLKEIPNMIQDIAGDGNIDILVNNAGINMKKPFEEVSDEEFANIIHTNVQSVFAVSREVVKVMKQHQGGSIINISSMASQYGIPKVIAYTASKGAIEAMTRSMAVDLAQYGIRVNCIAPGFIKTKMSAKALDNDPERKNKVLGRTPMGVLGEPSNIADAVYFFALNEASFVTGTVLPVDGGNSIGF, encoded by the coding sequence ATGAATAAAATAGCAATTGTAACAGGAGGAAATTCAGGTTTGGGATATGCCACTGCCAAAAAATTATGCGACAACGGTATTGTTACCTACATCATAGGCCGCTCGGAAGACAAAACCAAAAATGCCTGTAAAGAGATAGGTCCTAATGCAGTACCTGTAATTTTCGATCTGAACAACCTAAAGGAAATCCCCAATATGATTCAAGATATTGCTGGCGATGGAAATATAGACATCTTGGTCAATAACGCCGGTATTAACATGAAAAAACCTTTCGAGGAAGTATCTGATGAAGAATTTGCAAACATCATTCACACCAATGTACAGAGCGTTTTTGCGGTGAGCAGAGAGGTGGTCAAGGTTATGAAACAACACCAAGGCGGAAGCATTATCAATATCAGTTCTATGGCTTCCCAATATGGGATTCCAAAAGTAATTGCCTACACAGCAAGTAAAGGTGCCATTGAGGCCATGACTCGATCTATGGCCGTGGATTTGGCCCAATATGGTATTCGGGTGAATTGTATTGCTCCAGGGTTTATTAAAACCAAGATGTCTGCCAAAGCTTTGGATAATGACCCAGAACGCAAAAACAAAGTATTAGGCAGAACCCCAATGGGAGTTCTAGGAGAACCTTCCAATATTGCAGATGCCGTGTACTTTTTCGCCTTAAATGAAGCCAGCTTTGTCACAGGAACCGTATTACCTGTAGATGGCGGTAACAGTATTGGATTTTAA